A single window of Culicoides brevitarsis isolate CSIRO-B50_1 chromosome 3, AGI_CSIRO_Cbre_v1, whole genome shotgun sequence DNA harbors:
- the LOC134833285 gene encoding solute carrier family 53 member 1, whose translation MKFAEHLSAHITPEWRKQYINYEEMKAMIYMAVEKAPSAEAVDEGVLQRHFANFDETFFHFCDSELKKINTFYSEKLAEATRKFAALQVELKTALEATANPKAKQKTNKKTALPYRKAQELKLAFSEFYLSLILLQNYQNLNHTGFRKILKKHDKLLRVNDGAKWHKENVESSHFFTNKDIDRIIAECEACVTEQLESGDRQKAMKRLRVPPLGEQQSPWTTFKVGLFSGSFIVLFIAVILSAIFSKATGDNLKVAFTLYRGPLLLIEFMFLMGVNVYGWRSSGVNHVLIFELDPRNHLSEQHLMELASIFGVVWTLSILGFLYSASLSLPPFVNPLVLIVIMIVFLINPLKVLRHEARFWLLRTVGRMFAAPFFFVTFADFWLADQLNSLASALLDFEFLLCFYVTNGNWLEANDTSACLKTDFFVRPLVACLPAWIRFAQCLRRYRDSKEAFPHLVNAGKYASTFLVVIFSTLKNYYQLQKNYESTFDNPFTWAWLASSVFSSCYAYTWDIKMDWGLFDKNAGENTFLREEIVYSSTFFYYFAIIEDLLLRFAWALSFYLTENKMISGELMTSILAPLEVFRRFVWNFFRLENEHLNNCGKFRAVRDISVVPLESSDQTTILRMMDEPDGVVNRYSKQNKPKQKKTKDPEKKSLIPPLYKSHHHHHRPSGGVHEMEIIDISPDGL comes from the exons atgaaatttgccGAGCATCTTAGTGCTCACATCACGCCAGAATGGAGGAAGCAATACATCAACTACgaa GAAATGAAAGCCATGATCTACATGGCGGTCGAGAAAGCCCCTTCAGCAGAAGCTGTGGACGAAGGTGTTTTGCAGCGGCATTTTGCGAACtttgatgaaacttttttccacTTTTGCGACTCGGAACTGAAGAAAATCAACACTTTCTACTCGGAAAAGTTGGCGGAAGCCACACGTAAGTTCGCCGCGTTGCAGGTAGAACTGAAAACAGCACTCGAGGCAACGGCAAATCCGAAAGCCAAGCAAAAGACGAACAAAAAGACTGCGCTGCCATATCGAAAAGCACAA GAACTAAAACTAGCATTTAGTGAATTCTACCTAAGTCTCATCCTCTTGCAAAACTACCAAAATCTTAACCACACCGGTTTCCGTAAGATCCTAAAGAAGCACGACAAGCTGCTACGAGTGAACGATGGCGCTAAATGGCACAAGGAAAATGTCGAGTCGTCGCATTTCTTCACGAACAAGGACATCGATCGCATAATTGCGGAATGTGAGGCTTGTGTAACGGAACAACTTGAATCAGGGGATCGACAAAAAGCCATGAAACGTCTTCGGGTGCCTCCGCTGGGCGAACAACAAAGCCCGTGGACGACTTTTAAAGTTGGATTGTTCTCCGGGAGCTTCATCGTACTCTTTATCGCCGTGATACTGTCcgccattttttcaaaagccaCGGGCGATAATCTAAAAGTTGCCTTTACGCTGTACCGAGGCCCGCTGCTGCTCATCGAATTCATGTTTCTCATGGGCGTGAATGTGTATGGATGGCGATCGTCGGGCGTGAATCACGTACTGATTTTTGAATTAGATCCGCGAAATCATTTGTCTGAACAGCATCTCATGGAACTGGCTTCCATTTTTGGCGTCGTTTGGACTCTCAGCATTTTAGG ttttctTTACAGCGCTAGTTTAAGTTTACCACCGTTCGTTAACCCATTAGTGTTAATTGTGATTATGATTGTCTTCCTCATCAATCCTCTGAAGGTACTGAGACACGAAGCGCGCTTTTGGCTCTTGAGAACAGTC GGAAGAATGTTCGCAGCTCCCTTCTTCTTCGTCACTTTTGCTGATTTCTGGCTTGCTGATCAACTGAATTCCTTGGCAAGTGCCTTGCTGGACTTTGAGTTCCTACTTTGTTTCTACGTTACCAACGGAAATTGGCTCGAAGCGAATg atACTTCCGCTTGTCTCAAAACTGACTTTTTCGTGAGACCGTTAGTGGCATGCTTACCAGCGTGGATCCGTTTCGCGCAATGTCTTCGGCGTTATCGTGACTCCAAAGAGGCTTTTCCTCATCTCGTGAATGCGGGAAAGTACGCGAGCACGTTCCTAGTTGTCATTTTTAGTACCTTGAAGAATTATTATCAGCTGCAGAAGAATTACGAATCGACTTTTGATAATCCGTTCACGTGGGCATGGCTTGCAAGTTCGGTTTTCTCGTCGTGTTACGCTTACACGTGGGATATCAAGATGGATTGGGgcctttttgacaaaaatgccgGCGAAAATACCTTTTTGCGGGAGGAAATTGTGTATTCTTCAACG tttttctacTACTTTGCAATAATCGAGGACCTCTTGTTACGGTTTGCATGGGCCCTGTCCTTCTACTTGACCGAAAATAAGATGATCAGTGGCGAGTTGATGACTTCCATTCTCGCCCCTCTCGAGGTTTTTCGACGTTTCGTCTGGAATTTCTTCCGTCTCGAGAACGAGCATCTCAATAATTGCGGTAAATTCAGAGCTGTGCGAGATATTTCCGTTGTGCCGCTCGAAAGTAGTGACCAAACGACAATTCTTCGCATGATGGATGAGCCGGATGGCGTCGTAAATCGGTACAGCAAACAAAACAAGCCGAAACAGAAAAAGACAAAGGACCCCGAGAAGAAGTCACTCATTCCGCCGCTCTACaaaagtcatcatcatcatcatagacCGTCCGGAGGCGTTCACGAGATGGAAATTATCGACATCAGTCCCGATGGCCTATga
- the LOC134834794 gene encoding LOW QUALITY PROTEIN: Golgi-specific brefeldin A-resistance guanine nucleotide exchange factor 1-like (The sequence of the model RefSeq protein was modified relative to this genomic sequence to represent the inferred CDS: deleted 2 bases in 1 codon), which produces MSLPGNGIFILRGEVSTLLTAINRSKWATNSSSLNEEESSILKSLHDLKSLLLRSDDLCEIPCKTYLDPFLRIIKSDKTSGTVTGLALSTIYKVLTYGLLTDVSEIAEIVEKIADTVTHTRFVGADVASDGAVLLKVVQILRLLMVNPEGKFLSNESICEIMLSCFRICFEPKMNDLLRRTAETALKDMVLAIFVQLPTFVEDTGSSMKPFKIGGNLTGIDGNAKTLSKSQSNVKIEVTDAEQSAVPTSPDPNSVVADKNPASPTLMTTPMPTSGRIIDIQGQPGGVTPKSALINGRIKSPRTPSRLREVAVLEDEVAENEENPEESLVEPYGLPCVRELFRFLILMCDPLDKQNTDTMIHTGLSLLMVAFEVSSNHISHFPSLLSLVQNECCRNLIALLDTERLSIFAAALQVSFLIYESMRGYLKFQLEKYLLKLSSVIGNESGRTQHEARELALENLLQLWRIPSLLTEIYINYDCDFYCANILKDSIQQISKFVVAATNWSDNTYLLHVEAILTVVDAISKYCIRGGNGVQVMLQEELQKLKTVNGNEGTPKAAPQCTLDIARHEPKFQIGGRTILFGIQKENLVEIERKKAILGQGIELFNKHPDRGIQFLQEHNILKTPIDPEEIVMFLKEHPLLDKKVIGEFISKKKNVEAKILKAFVQSFNFRGLSIDTALRAYLEAFRLPGEAPLIFLVMEEFAEYWHTQNGNPFANTDAAFRLAYAIIMLNMDQHNQNAKRLNIPMTEEDFIKNLRGLNGDKKDFDENLLISIYNSIKNEEICLPAEHAGPVRDNYLWQVMLRRGSGPEGIFYHSFEPVYMEMIFRAAAKVAIGVLSMTIERGGDIPLYEKTRAAFVQTAYLCSLYHMNDELDSLVLSLCKLTMLLGSNPEGVRIANYTAFGQSIRSQITTQTLFEIIHLYGNGVRQGWKYIIDILVRLFKLKLLPETFVVVEDFCEPDGKFSLVKDSDKDPKADAGLFSSLYTYLSAESQPKGANEEDPLLTAAKNCVEKCNLDVIFSQSKLLSFNALEEVVEYLMSVIKCPKKQLSDKGQPIPDDILTFSLEMLVKILAQSNEQLSPVWNKVSTDLFQVLTCSAECNCDYIMHRLNSAILRISINAMRNEEMCPDVLTTMNMFMSLSPQTVYKISLQVATGVHKMLENSAQNIHTEKEWSIVLSILEYYGAGVMPEPDGGESVQLNAISYPCKLIKHSPAAFKKTFNAMSFTIRNLSHITPYNFERCVASMRKFMEAALSGQQLVTPTQRQTSGGKARSHPASDDEEFLEDMSEQHQNLVTQLLDLMHTLHAKTAQIYRWWAEEGGSMPHCSVLWRQGWCPLLQGMARAGFDKRKDIRMSAIACLQRALLVHDLETLTGLEWSSCLQDVLFPLLKHLISYNPAPQEFNSVEEARSRTTSMMCKVFLHHLQPLLLLPNINQLWMDILSYIECLTKIGSDELVEAVKESLKNMLLVMRSIKIFTDAEESNSQFWDLTWNRLDQFLPNLKHELIEQDLFVDNTKVVQRQISIPSPTELLHQKLESKEQSNTITIVKPMPIQMPSQPVLLPPTSPESSSPPMTQSPLSQSPPVSHPEPILQERFLLSEPHETKIDPEIVPEPQPTIPETTHDDDEAFVSIEKVSPQHILHNIQQLNGTDTRSAQDFMEANYCETRETILNLNLDLEADDKPAIGVFSPSAYFNNAFGNATNDFLQSTQQEGTKEVDPRPTFY; this is translated from the exons ATGTCGCTGCCTGGCAATGGAATCTTCATACTACGTGGCGAGGTATCAACTCTCTTGACAGCAATAAATCGATCAAAATGGGCCACAAATTCCTCATCGCTCAACGAAGAGGAATCCTCGATCCTCAAATCATTGCACGACCTAAAATCGCTTCTTCTCCGCTCCGATGATTTGTGTGAAATTCCCTGCAAAACCTATCTCGATCCCTTTCTGCGGATAATTAAGAGCGACAAAACGAGTGGCACCGTAACGGGCCTTGCCCTTTCGACAATTTACAAAGTCCTAACATATGGCTTGCTGACAGACGTCTCCGAAATCGcagaaattgtcgaaaaaatcgCCGATACCGTGACTCATACGCGTTTCGTG GGCGCCGATGTGGCTTCGGATGGCGCTGTCTTGCTCAAAGTCGTCCAAATCTTGCGCCTGCTGATGGTAAATCCCGAGGGAAAGTTCTTGAGCAACGAAAGTATCTGCGAAATTATGTTAAGTTGCTTCCGCATCTGTTTCGAGCCAAAAATGAACGATTTGCTACGAAGAACGGCAGAAACGGCGTTAAAGGACATGGTTTTAGCGATATTTGTTCAACTCCCGACATTCGTGGAAGACACCGGAAGCAGTATGAAACCTTTCAAAATTGGCGGAAACCTCACGGGAATCGATGGAAACGCAAAAACCTTGTCCAAAAGTCaatcaaatgtcaaaattgaaGTCACAGATGCCGAACAAAGTGCGGTTCCGACATCGCCTGATCCAAATTCCGTCGTTGCAGATAAAAATCCCGCATCGCCGACACTCATGACGACTCCCATGCCCACTTCGGGACGCATTATCGACATTCAAGGTCAACCGGGAGGCGTTACCCCGAAATCCGCGTTAATAAATGGCAGAATTAAAAGTCCCCGAACGCCATCGAGACTACGGGAAGTCGCTGTGCTCGAAGATGAAGTggcagaaaatgaagaaaatccgGAAGAAAGTCTCGTGGAACCTTATGGATTGCCTTGTGTAAGGGAACTTTTCCGTTTTTTGATCCTAATGTGCGACCCACTGGACAAACAGAACACCGACACGATGATTCACACAGGATTATCTCTCTTAATGGTCGCCTTTGAGGTCTCATCGAACCACATTTCGCATTTTCCGTCGTTATTGTCGCTCGTGCAGAACGAATGTTGCCGAAATTTGATCGCGCTCCTCGACACCGAGCGACTTTCGATTTTTGCCGCTGCCCTGCAAGTCAGTTTCCTCATTTACGAGTCCATGCGGGGCTATTTGAAGTTCCAACTCGAGAAATATTTGCTTAAATTGTCGAGTGTCATCGGGAACGAGAGTGGCAGAACGCAACACGAAGCCCGGGAACTCGCTTTGGAGAATTTACTGCAACTTTGGCGAATTCCGTCACTTTTAACCGAAATTTACATCAACTACGACTGCGATTTTTACTGCGCGAACATTCTCAAGGACTccattcagcaaatttcgaaatttgtgGTTGCCGCGACCAATTGGAGTGACAACACGTATCTCTTGCATGTCGAAGCGATCCTCACGGTAGTCGATGCCATCAGTAAATATTGCATTCGTGGCGGAAATGGAGTCCAAGTGATGCTCCAAGAGGAGCTGCAGAAGCTCAAAACGGTCAATGGCAACGAAGGAACGCCCAAAGCGGCGCCACAATGCACTCTCGATATCGCGCGGCACGAACCAAAATTCCAAATTGGCGGTAGAACGATACTTTTTGGCATCCAGAAGGAAAATCTCGTCGAAATTGAGCGGAAAAAGGCGATTTTGGGACAGggaattgaactttttaacaaacatCCGGATCGGGGAATCCAATTTCTGCAAGAGCATAATATACTGAAGACGCCAATAGATCCGGAGGAAATTGTCATGTTTCTGAAGGAGCATCCGCTGCTGGATAAAAAGGTCATTGGCGAGTTTATTAGTAAGAAGAAGAATGTGGaagcgaaaattttgaaggctTTTGTGCAGTCATTTAATTTTCGGGGATTGTCCATTGATACGGCACTGAGAGCGTATTTGGAAGCGTTTAGATTGCCGGGAGAGGcgcctttgatttttttggtgatggag gaatttgctgaatattggCACACGCAAAACGGAAATCCCTTCGCAAACACCGACGCCGCATTCCGTCTCGCCTACGCCATCATCATGCTGAACATGGATCAGCACAACCAAAACGCGAAACGCTTAAACATTCCAATGACTGAGGAGGATTTCATCAAGAATCTCCGTGGCTTGAACGGCGACAAGAAGGATTTCGACGAAAACTTGCTCATCAGCATCTACAATTCGATCAAAAACGAGGAAATTTGTCTGCCAGCCGAGCATGCGGGTCCCGTGCGCGACAATTACCTCTGGCAAGTGATGCTGCGACGTGGCAGCGGACCCGAAGGCATCTTCTATCACAGTTTCGAGCCGGTTTACATGGAAATGATTTTCCGTGCCGCCGCAAAAGTCGCCATTGGAGTGCTCAGTATGACGATTGAGCGTGGCGGCGACATTCCGTTGTACGAAAAAACGCGAGCTGCCTTCGTGCAAACGGCATACCTGTGTTCGTTGTACCACATGAACGACGAATTAGACTCGCTTGTGTTGTCTTTGTGCAAATTGACGATGTTGCTGGGCTCGAATCCGGAGGGCGTTCGAATTGCAAACTACACGGCGTTCGGTCAAAGCATCCGGAGTCAGATAACGACGCAAACTCTGTTCGAAATTATTCATTTGTACGGAAATGGGGTGCGACAAGGATGGAAATACATCATCGACATCCTCGTGAGACTgtttaaattgaaacttttgccGGAAACGTTCGTCGTTGTCGAAGATTTTTGCGAACCGGATGGCAAATTTTCTCTAGTCAAGGACAGTGACAAGGATCCGAAGGCAGATGCGGGACTTTTTAGCAGTTTGTACACGTATTTGAGTGCGGAAAGTCAACCGAAGGGCGCCAATGAGGAAGATCCGTTACTGACAGCGGCCAAAAATTGCGTCGAAAAGTGCAACCTTGACGTGATTTTCTCGCAATCAAAGTTGTTGTCGTTCAATGCGCTCGAGGAAGTTGTGGAATATTTGATGTCGGTGATAAAATGCCCGAAGAAACAGCTGAGTGACAAGGGACAACCGATTCCGGATGATATTTTGACGTTTTCTTTGGAGATGttggtcaaaattttagcTCAAAGCAATGAACAGTTGAGTCCTGTGTGGAATAAAGTTAGCACGGATCTATttcag gtcCTTACCTGCTCCGCCGAATGCAACTGCGACTACATCATGCATCGTCTCAACTCCGCCATCCTGCGAATTTCCATCAACGCCATGCGCAACGAGGAAATGTGCCCGGATGTCTTAACCACAATGAACATGTTCATGTCACTTTCGCCGCAAACTGTCTACAAAATTTCGCTGCAAGTCGCCACGGGGGTGCATAAAATGCTGGAAAACAGCGCGCAAAACATCCACACGGAAAAAGAATGGAGCATCGTGTTGTCCATTCTCGAGTATTACGGAGCCGGAGTCATGCCTGAACCGGATGGCGGCGAATCTGTTCAACTAAATGCCATTAGTTACCCTTGCAAGTTGATAAAACATTCGCCGGCTgcattcaaaaaaactttcaacgcAATGTCCTTCACAATTCGAAATTTATCGCACATCACGCCGTACAATTTTGAGCGATGTGTTGCCAGTATGCGAAAATTTATGGAAGCAGCGTTGAGTGGACAGCAACTTGTGACGCCGACACAACGTCAAACGAGTGGCGGAAAGGCACGAAGTCACCCAGCATCGGATGACGAGGAATTTTTGGAAGACATGTCGGAGCAACATCAGAATTTGGTGACGCAATTGCTGGATTTGATGCATACGTTGCACGCAAAAACGGCGCAAATTTACCGTTGGTGGGCCGAGGAAGGCGGATCGATGCCTCATTGTTCGGTTCTGTGGCGTCAAGGATGGTGTCCATTGTTACAAGGCATGGCACGTGCCGGTTTCGATAAACGGAAGGACATTCGGATGAGTGCGATCGCTTGTTTGCAACGGGCGTTGCTTGTACATGACTTGGAAACACTCACAGGACTCGAATGGAGCAGTTGCCTGCAAGATGTCTTGTTCCCGTTGCTGAAACATCTCATCAGTTACAACCCGGCACCGCAAGAATTCAATTCCGTGGAAGAAGCACGAAGTCGAACGACGTCAATGATGTGCAAAGTGTTCCTCCATCACTTGCAACCGTTACTCCTGCTACCGAATATCAACCAATTGTGGATGGATATCCTGAGTTACATCGAATGTCTCACGAAAATCGGCTCCGACGAGTTAGTAGAAGCCGTAAAAGAGTCCCTGAAGAACATGTTGCTCGTTATGCGATCGATAAAAATCTTCACAGATGCCGAGGAGTCCAATTCGCAATTTTGGGACCTCACATGGAACCGTCTCGATCAATTTCTGCCCAACTTGAAGCACGAATTGATCGAACAGGATCTCTTTGTGGACAACACAAAGGTTGTGCAACGTCAAATTTCGATCCCCAGTCCCACGGAACTCCTGCATCAAAAACTAGAAAGCAAAGAGCAAAGCAATACGATCACCATTGTCAAACCGATGCCCATTCAAATGCCATCGCAACCCGTTTTACTGCCTCCAACATCGCCCGAATCCTCGTCGCCACCCATGACGCAGTCCCCCTTATCGCAATCGCCCCCCGTGTCGCACCCAGAACCCATTTTACAGGAAAGATTTTTACTATCCGAGCCGCATGAGACGAAAATCGATCCCGAAATCGTTCCTGAACCCCAACCAACGATTCCGGAGACGactcacgacgacgacgaagcatTTGTCAGTATTGAAAAAGTGTCGCCGCAACACATTCTACACAACATTCAGCAGTTAAATGGCACGGATACGCGTTCCGCGCAAGATTTCATGGAAGCGAATTACTGCGAGACGCGCGAAACGATTCTCAATTTGAATTTAGATCTTGAGGCGGATGACAAACCAGCGATTGGGGTTTTTAGTCCGTCAGCGTATTTTAACAATGCATTTGGAAATGCCACGAATGATTTTCTGCAGAGTACGCAGCAAGAAGGCACGAAAGAAGTTGATCCGAGAcccactttttattaa
- the LOC134834736 gene encoding ADP-ribosylation factor-like protein 6-interacting protein 1: MDNQKKEYNRLKHNMENWRELILLLNSFLKWEQKYYAGVVAGVISFVFLLIWYLDLSFVTCVGLAGLVVTLFDYFYPKISKMLFKSENWRGTQEKQFEEVVQDIFNAKNRVSALYHFVFDAKSEKSTLFILASSTVCVILAWIGSTMNNLLLLYLVSLVSALYPGLLHNGYLKCVTGLIEGRFNCKLGGGGDVKKEN, from the exons ATGGACAATCag aagaAAGAATACAATCGATTAAAACATAACATGGAAAATTGGCGTGAGCTCATTTTACTCCTCAATTCGTTCCTGAAATGGGAACAAAAGTACTATGCGGGCGTCGTTGCGGGTGTCATTTCCTTCGTTTTTCTCCTCATTTGGTACTTGGACTTGTCCTTTGTCACTTGCGTCGGATTAGCGGGACTCGTTGTGACGCTCTTCGACTACTTTTATCCCAAAATCTCGAAAATGCTCTTCAAATCCGAAAATTGGCGTGGCACCCAAGAGAAACAATTCGAGGAAGTCGTTCAGGAtattttcaatgcaaaaaatcgCGTTTCAGCACTTTATCACTTTGTCTTTGACGCAAAGTCAGAAAAGTCGacattg ttcattctCGCTTCGAGCACCGTTTGCGTAATTCTCGCATGGATCGGATCCACGATGAACAATTTGCTGCTTTTGTACTTGGTTTCACTCGTAAGCGCCTTGTATCCCGGACTTTTGCATAATGGCTACTTGAAATGCGTCACAGGTCTCATTGAAGGTCGTTTCAACTGCAAACTCGGAGGAGGAGGCGAcgtgaaaaaggaaaattaa
- the LOC134834936 gene encoding fatty acyl-CoA reductase wat-like, protein MTPTAMTDPLNPDLTPIQQFYTKCNIFVTGGTGFLGKVLLNKILSSCPGIENIYLLVRNKRGKDVHSRVEEIFEDPIFKSMKEVCPKYRYLVQGVAGDCLQPGLGLSDQDRETLINKVNIVFHMAATVRFDEKLKISMQINVKAAKDVLTLCHEMRNLKSVIHVSTAYTQCPFPEVEEKFYEPPIDSKKMLALQDCLSEKFLDNITPMLLDKWPNTYTFTKAIAEDVIRNNSNGLPLGVVRPGIVISTYREPVKGWIDNFYGPTGVIAGAGTGVLRTLRCNPERVANMVPVDMCVNGILTAAWEVNEVFARDINPEIPIYNYCSPKENELTWGDFTNKTTKYGVMYPTVKAIWYLCYNNNPSYIMHLLSMMFLHYLPAVFIDAISMIMGKKPRMLRTYKKIHKFMHVIEYFSMRQWDFHTNNIFKLWSGMDPRDRKIFFFDMRQLNWDSFLENYFRGIRQYLLQDPIETVPQALKRWNRLYWVHQAVKVFVFLFLVKMIWPVVSLIFT, encoded by the exons ATGACGCCGACAGCTATGACAGACCCACTCAATCCGGATTTGACGCCGATCCAGCAGTTTTACACaaaatgcaatatttttgtgacagGCGGAACag gttttttgggcAAAGTACTTCTCAACAAAATTCTGAGTTCATGTCCCGGTATtgagaatatttatttgttggttCGTAATAAACGTGGAAAAGATGTTCATTCACGAGTTGAAGAGATTTTTGAGGATCct ATTTTCAAATCAATGAAGGAAGTATGTCCCAAATATCGGTATTTGGTGCAAGGAGTCGCTGGCGATTGTTTGCAACCAGGTCTTGGTCTCAGTGATCAAGATAGAGAAACGTTGATAAACAAG GTCAACATAGTATTCCACATGGCAGCCACGGTCCGATTTGACGAAAAGCTCAAAATTTCGATGCAAATCAACGTCAAGGCTGCTAAAGATGTTCTCACACTGTGTCATGAAATGCGAAATCTCAAAAGTGTCATTCACGTATCGACCGCTTACACACAATGTCCCTTCCCCGAGGTAGAAGAGAAGTTTTACGAACCACCAATTGACTCGAAAAAGATGCTTGCACTTCAGGATTGTCTTTCAGAGAAATTTTTGGACAACATTACGCCAAT GCTCCTCGATAAATGGCCCAACACATACACTTTCACAAAGGCAATTGCCGAAGATGTCATCCGGAATAATTCCAATGGACTGCCGTTAGGTGTCGTTCGCCCGGGCATTGTAATTTCCACATATCGTGAACCCGTCAAGGGATGGATTGATAACTTTTATGGACCAACGGGAGTTATTGCGGGTGCAGGCACTGGCGTATTACGGACATTGCGATGCAATCCGGAACGCGTGGCGAATATGGTGCCCGTTGATATGTGCGTTAATGGGATTTTGACGGCGGCATGGGAAGTTAATGAAGTTTTTGCGAG AGACATCAATCCAGAAATTCCCATCTACAATTACTGCTCGCCAAAGGAAAACGAATTAACCTGGGGAGATTTTACCAACAAAACCACAAAATATGGCGTCATGTATCCAACTGTCAAGGCCATCTGGTATTTATGCTACAACAATAATCCCAGCTACATTATGCACTTGCTCTCGATGATGTTCTTGCACTACTTGCCAGCGGTCTTTATCGATGCCATTTCCATGATAATGGGCAAGAAGCCACGCATGCTGcgtacatacaaaaaaatccacaaattcATGCATGTGATTGAGTACTTTTCGATGCGCCAATGGGACTTTCACACAAACAACATTTTCAAGCTGTGGAGCGGCATGGATCCGCGTGACAGAAAGATTTTCTTCTTCGACATGCGACAACTGAACTGGGATAGCTTCTTGGAGAATTATTTCCGTGGCATTCGGCAGTATTTGCTCCAAGATCCAATTGAAACGGTGCCGCAAGCACTTAAAAGATGGAATCGTCTCTACTGGGTGCATCAAGCGGTCAAAGTGTTCGTCTTTCTGTTTCTCGTCAAGATGATATGGCCTGTGGTTAGTCtgatttttacatga